Proteins from a genomic interval of Oceanispirochaeta crateris:
- a CDS encoding GntP family permease yields the protein MGLIMVLLLVVSIVLMVLATSLFKLHPFIALIFAALFVGLGASALGQFDVMAVETTLRNGFGGILAYIGIVIVLGTIIGVFLEKSGAAVKMADTILKLVGPKRPGLAMSFIGWFVSIPVFCDSGYVILSALRKSVTRKAKVSATMMSVALATGLYASHTLVPPTPGPIAAAGNLGLEDSLGLVILVGIFVSLFTMIAGFIWAKYIGGKITIQEDRDNEEFFKNGFEVEEDLIEKTYGKLPSTFMSFAPILIPIFFIAMGTIASFPGDLMGTGFISNLFKFFGKPVMALLVGLLFALGLAPKLNEEVLMKWIGEGVKIAGPIILITGAGGAFGAIIKATPVADFLGQSMSGWSVGILVPFFIAAALKTAQGSSTTALVTTSALMAPLLVSLGLDSTMGAVLTVMSIGAGAMTVSHANDSYFWVVAEFTGMDVKTAYKSQTVATLIQGVVGIIVVFILSLFLL from the coding sequence ATGGGTTTGATCATGGTTTTATTACTGGTTGTGTCAATCGTTCTCATGGTATTGGCAACATCACTCTTTAAATTACACCCTTTTATTGCCCTAATTTTTGCGGCACTGTTTGTGGGGCTGGGAGCATCCGCTCTGGGTCAGTTTGATGTAATGGCAGTAGAAACGACCTTAAGAAACGGGTTCGGTGGGATTCTGGCTTACATTGGAATCGTCATTGTTCTGGGAACGATCATAGGGGTGTTTCTTGAAAAATCAGGAGCGGCTGTTAAAATGGCAGATACAATCCTGAAACTCGTAGGTCCCAAAAGACCAGGCCTTGCCATGAGTTTTATCGGTTGGTTTGTTTCAATACCTGTATTCTGTGACTCAGGGTATGTCATCCTTTCCGCCCTGCGGAAATCTGTGACAAGAAAGGCAAAAGTTTCTGCCACCATGATGAGTGTTGCCCTGGCAACAGGTTTGTACGCCTCTCATACTCTGGTACCTCCCACTCCAGGACCTATTGCCGCAGCTGGAAACCTGGGTCTTGAAGACAGCCTCGGTCTTGTTATTCTTGTCGGTATTTTTGTCTCTCTTTTCACAATGATAGCCGGTTTTATCTGGGCAAAATACATTGGTGGAAAAATTACGATTCAGGAAGATCGCGACAATGAAGAATTCTTCAAAAACGGATTTGAAGTCGAAGAAGATCTAATAGAAAAGACATACGGCAAACTGCCTTCCACCTTTATGTCCTTTGCTCCAATCCTTATTCCTATTTTCTTTATTGCCATGGGAACCATTGCCTCTTTTCCAGGAGATCTGATGGGAACTGGCTTTATATCTAATCTTTTTAAGTTTTTTGGAAAACCAGTGATGGCACTTCTTGTGGGTCTCCTATTTGCTCTTGGCCTCGCTCCTAAATTGAATGAAGAAGTTCTGATGAAGTGGATTGGAGAAGGTGTAAAAATCGCCGGGCCCATCATTTTAATCACCGGTGCCGGTGGTGCTTTCGGAGCGATCATCAAAGCGACTCCAGTAGCCGATTTTCTTGGCCAGTCCATGAGTGGTTGGAGCGTTGGTATCCTTGTACCATTTTTCATTGCCGCGGCTCTGAAAACTGCTCAAGGTTCCTCAACAACAGCTCTGGTAACGACTTCCGCGTTGATGGCGCCTCTCCTGGTTTCACTTGGTCTCGATTCTACCATGGGGGCTGTCCTCACTGTAATGAGTATCGGTGCCGGAGCCATGACTGTGTCTCACGCTAATGACTCTTATTTCTGGGTCGTAGCGGAATTTACCGGAATGGATGTTAAAACGGCCTACAAGTCACAAACCGTGGCCACCTTGATACAGGGAGTTGTTGGTATTATTGTTGTCTTTATTCTTTCTTTATTTCTTTTGTAA
- a CDS encoding cache domain-containing protein, translating into MKIITKIMLPVAIVFLISFVSLYFMTKKNLNENYTAMIELLVNEKLDAYHNLLEGSSENLRAYEEETLSATKDRLLNVVQLAKSGVEHFYNLEQSGQFSRSEAQSLAREYIANLSFGADNYLFAFQDDYTNIVTPVAALLGKNLEDRLDVKGNPYVKQYVDNCVKDGYAFTKYWFVKPGDTEASEKISATIYFEEWGWILGTGEYIDNIQISLDEKTASANEMLREAMYGSSNIDLSGNPELEKILLDAYPFIVSSDGSFVYYKDKSLEGTKPDLRDSETGEELLPLFLEIKNGRVEYHFTKNGEGSYKKTSLLRYVEEDDVVISFSYYQDDVDNLITTVFIGIFIPLIISMIAILGVIIAFTLMVVGNIKKTNNMLKNISQGDGDLTQVLEVKTRDELYEMAESFNYFVNNLRILIANVKESIDGTNRVKQEITAGTEETTTAIEQISATLNSIGTQIDTLDKNIGGNAVAIEQVTTNMVSIDDQINDQASMVEESTAAITEMIASLKNVANITSAKKESTTALSEMADEGKKKIDETSSAFKVAVDQIQSIQVMANTINAIASQTNLLSMNAAIEAAHAGDAGKGFAVVADEIRKLAETSALSSSNITKMIKEITSSVDIADNNVDATSMVFDSILKEIVDTVNAFSEIEASVAELNIGGQQVLDASGQINDVTSQIKAGSNEISNGVQSMLKSSDMIKEVSQKVTSGMAEAQAGTQEIVNSMQFMIELSQKLDNIVLELKDKFGTFKTE; encoded by the coding sequence ATGAAAATAATAACCAAGATTATGTTACCGGTGGCGATCGTTTTTTTAATAAGTTTTGTTTCATTGTATTTTATGACAAAAAAGAACCTGAATGAAAACTATACGGCTATGATTGAACTTCTTGTGAACGAAAAGCTCGATGCTTATCATAATTTATTGGAAGGTTCTAGTGAAAATTTGAGGGCTTATGAAGAAGAAACATTAAGTGCGACTAAAGACCGATTGCTGAATGTGGTTCAATTAGCAAAATCAGGAGTAGAGCATTTTTACAATCTGGAACAAAGTGGTCAGTTCAGTAGGAGTGAAGCTCAGTCTCTGGCAAGAGAGTATATTGCAAATTTATCATTTGGCGCTGACAATTATTTATTTGCATTTCAGGATGATTACACGAATATCGTAACTCCCGTTGCTGCATTGCTAGGAAAGAATCTTGAGGATAGACTCGATGTTAAAGGTAATCCCTATGTTAAGCAATATGTGGATAATTGTGTTAAAGACGGTTATGCCTTTACAAAGTATTGGTTCGTAAAACCGGGAGACACTGAGGCTTCAGAAAAAATCAGCGCTACTATATATTTCGAAGAATGGGGTTGGATTCTTGGCACGGGAGAATATATAGATAATATTCAAATCAGTCTGGATGAAAAAACAGCATCAGCTAATGAAATGTTAAGAGAGGCTATGTATGGTTCCTCCAATATTGATCTCAGCGGAAATCCTGAATTAGAAAAAATTTTACTGGATGCCTATCCTTTTATTGTTAGCAGTGATGGTTCTTTTGTATATTACAAGGATAAAAGTCTGGAAGGAACAAAACCGGATTTAAGAGATTCTGAAACAGGAGAGGAATTATTACCGCTCTTTCTTGAAATAAAAAATGGGAGAGTTGAGTATCATTTTACTAAAAATGGCGAAGGATCTTATAAAAAAACTTCATTACTCAGGTATGTTGAAGAAGATGATGTCGTTATTTCTTTTTCCTACTATCAGGATGATGTTGATAACCTAATAACAACAGTATTTATTGGTATCTTTATACCTCTGATTATAAGTATGATCGCAATCCTAGGAGTGATTATAGCATTCACATTGATGGTTGTGGGTAATATTAAAAAAACGAATAACATGCTGAAAAATATTTCTCAGGGAGATGGAGACTTAACCCAGGTTCTTGAAGTCAAAACCAGAGACGAATTGTACGAAATGGCGGAAAGCTTCAATTATTTTGTCAATAATTTACGCATCTTAATTGCCAATGTAAAAGAATCGATTGATGGTACCAATAGGGTTAAACAAGAAATAACCGCCGGAACAGAAGAGACTACAACGGCCATTGAGCAGATCAGTGCGACCCTTAATTCTATTGGAACGCAAATTGATACACTGGACAAGAATATAGGTGGAAATGCTGTTGCTATAGAGCAGGTTACTACTAACATGGTCTCAATCGATGACCAGATAAATGACCAGGCGTCTATGGTAGAAGAGTCAACCGCAGCTATTACAGAAATGATTGCATCACTCAAAAATGTAGCAAATATTACAAGTGCAAAAAAAGAATCAACCACTGCATTATCTGAAATGGCTGATGAAGGGAAGAAGAAAATTGATGAAACATCTTCAGCTTTTAAAGTTGCAGTAGACCAAATTCAATCCATTCAGGTGATGGCTAATACAATCAATGCTATTGCATCTCAGACGAACCTTCTATCAATGAATGCCGCCATTGAAGCGGCTCATGCTGGTGATGCCGGTAAGGGATTTGCTGTAGTTGCTGATGAAATCAGGAAACTGGCTGAGACCTCGGCCTTGTCATCTTCCAATATTACAAAGATGATAAAGGAGATCACTTCATCTGTAGATATTGCTGATAACAATGTTGATGCCACTTCTATGGTATTCGACTCAATTCTGAAAGAAATTGTTGATACGGTTAATGCGTTCTCAGAAATTGAGGCATCGGTTGCAGAATTGAATATTGGTGGGCAACAAGTTCTTGATGCATCAGGTCAAATTAATGATGTGACATCCCAGATTAAGGCAGGTAGTAATGAAATCAGCAATGGTGTTCAGTCAATGCTTAAATCCTCAGACATGATTAAAGAAGTCTCTCAAAAAGTAACTTCTGGCATGGCTGAAGCCCAGGCCGGTACTCAGGAAATTGTCAATTCAATGCAGTTTATGATTGAGCTTTCTCAGAAGCTGGACAATATCGTTCTAGAATTAAAAGACAAATTTGGTACTTTTAAGACTGAGTAG
- a CDS encoding DHH family phosphoesterase has protein sequence MVEDLTQAMEQAISALIDSKFRKVTLLHHNDTDGLCAGTILLQALESMGWEVSRYSLEKPYPEVLNKIFTVQNQVIIFTDFAGKIAPLISRLNAGRNLVIILDHHPAERVSDESVFNMDGELYDLKGDRDISASATCTLFARALLQRFDSKESYSPHLGVLGAVGDGFLVKGCLSGVNRDILKIAREQNLIRVEESETGETYFIKLGNTEYAALEICTILDTIGGVGYYSDGPSLGIEICKNGLNPNIASYMNQLLEEKDLIFDREIQNLQKNIRTTDHLQWFNVEDRFRPMGVKMIGVFCTQIKDEPFLDPTKYLAGFQNVPDMVPGFGEINFDSSKISMRVSKELTEKIRKGEIPGLNTFLPEATTRLGGFSDACHGLSAATTVKIGQEEMLINEMENVLHKKDGKS, from the coding sequence ATGGTTGAAGATTTAACACAAGCAATGGAACAGGCCATTTCTGCTTTGATTGATTCAAAGTTCCGGAAAGTGACCCTTTTGCATCACAATGATACAGACGGACTGTGTGCGGGGACGATCCTGCTGCAGGCTCTTGAAAGCATGGGCTGGGAAGTCTCGCGTTATTCGCTTGAAAAACCCTACCCTGAGGTCTTGAACAAGATCTTCACCGTACAGAATCAAGTCATTATTTTCACTGATTTTGCTGGTAAGATAGCCCCATTGATTTCCAGGTTAAACGCCGGAAGAAATCTAGTCATCATTCTGGATCATCATCCGGCTGAGAGAGTAAGTGATGAATCTGTATTCAACATGGATGGTGAGTTATATGACTTGAAAGGCGACCGTGATATCTCTGCATCGGCCACCTGCACCCTCTTTGCGCGGGCTCTGCTACAAAGATTTGACTCAAAAGAGTCTTACTCTCCACACCTTGGAGTGCTTGGAGCTGTTGGAGATGGATTTCTGGTAAAAGGATGTCTTTCCGGAGTAAACAGAGATATTTTAAAAATTGCAAGAGAACAGAATCTGATTCGTGTTGAAGAATCTGAAACTGGAGAGACATACTTTATTAAACTAGGAAATACAGAGTATGCGGCTCTGGAAATCTGCACCATTTTAGATACGATTGGAGGTGTTGGATACTACAGTGACGGTCCCTCCTTAGGCATTGAAATATGTAAAAATGGCTTAAATCCCAATATTGCATCCTATATGAATCAACTGTTAGAAGAAAAAGATTTGATATTTGATAGGGAAATTCAGAATTTGCAGAAAAATATCAGAACAACTGACCATCTACAATGGTTCAATGTTGAGGATAGATTCAGGCCGATGGGAGTAAAGATGATCGGGGTCTTTTGTACACAGATAAAAGATGAGCCTTTCCTCGATCCAACTAAATATCTTGCAGGATTTCAAAATGTTCCCGATATGGTTCCAGGTTTCGGTGAAATCAACTTCGATTCATCCAAGATATCAATGCGGGTTTCAAAAGAATTGACAGAAAAGATCAGAAAAGGAGAAATCCCTGGTTTAAATACCTTCCTCCCCGAAGCCACAACGAGGCTTGGCGGTTTCTCCGATGCCTGCCACGGACTTTCAGCCGCCACAACAGTCAAAATAGGGCAAGAAGAAATGCTAATAAATGAAATGGAGAATGTTCTTCATAAAAAGGATGGAAAATCATGA
- a CDS encoding C4-dicarboxylate TRAP transporter substrate-binding protein produces MQKKALFMVLSILLLVNMAIFAGGAKEAEGDQDYKLVLKLSHVFSPAEQLTISMDAVAASILEKTNGAIEIQTFPQAQLPAYKEGVEQVVRGADFISVEDPSFIGDYVPDFKALYAPMLYQSFDEYVELTKRDIVKNMIAEAEEQGIKILALDYIYGFRNLITTKVIRTPEDLSGMKIRTPGSKSYIDTLTAMGANATPLPWGETLSAVQQGVVDGLEGSEFTNLGTKVYEGPTKNVATTRHILGTCGVYISTDVWASIPEEYQNIIQEEFTKGANDMVSLLKSQHSGVVEELESYGVMFNEVDGMAFREALAPLYDEQPGMTPGVFDSIFAELDSMR; encoded by the coding sequence ATGCAGAAAAAAGCTTTATTCATGGTCCTGAGTATTTTATTACTTGTTAATATGGCCATTTTTGCCGGTGGAGCAAAAGAAGCAGAGGGTGATCAGGATTATAAACTGGTCTTAAAACTCAGCCATGTGTTCAGTCCCGCTGAACAGCTCACAATTTCTATGGACGCAGTTGCTGCCAGTATTCTTGAAAAAACGAATGGTGCAATTGAAATTCAGACTTTTCCACAGGCACAATTACCTGCCTATAAGGAAGGAGTGGAGCAGGTGGTCCGAGGGGCAGATTTCATTTCTGTAGAAGATCCCTCATTTATTGGCGATTATGTTCCCGATTTCAAGGCTCTTTACGCTCCCATGTTATATCAGAGTTTTGATGAATATGTTGAGCTGACAAAAAGAGACATTGTCAAAAATATGATTGCCGAAGCCGAAGAACAGGGAATCAAAATTCTGGCTCTTGATTATATCTATGGATTCAGGAATCTCATCACAACCAAAGTTATAAGAACTCCAGAAGATCTAAGTGGTATGAAAATTAGAACTCCCGGTTCTAAATCCTATATTGATACATTGACAGCCATGGGTGCCAATGCGACTCCTCTTCCATGGGGTGAAACTCTCTCTGCTGTTCAGCAGGGTGTTGTCGATGGTCTGGAAGGCTCCGAGTTTACAAACCTGGGAACTAAGGTGTATGAAGGGCCTACTAAAAATGTAGCCACTACACGCCATATTCTGGGTACCTGCGGGGTTTATATTTCCACTGATGTCTGGGCCTCAATTCCTGAGGAATACCAGAATATTATTCAAGAAGAGTTTACCAAAGGTGCGAACGATATGGTAAGCTTGCTTAAATCTCAGCACAGCGGTGTTGTTGAAGAGCTTGAATCCTATGGCGTCATGTTTAATGAAGTAGATGGTATGGCTTTTAGAGAAGCCTTGGCTCCCTTGTATGACGAGCAGCCTGGGATGACTCCCGGTGTTTTTGATTCAATATTTGCAGAATTAGATTCTATGAGATAA
- the mvk gene encoding mevalonate kinase, producing MNTGKGFGKTILIGDQFVLWEIPAILAAIPFETECTVERLNSGSGWILDDKRIEVPGYKKAKEKDCQVSFDRMIEVMKLDLAKNPIKITVEGDLLAGSGVGASAAICVSFARACNKEFNLNMSILDINHVAWEGEFGYHGLPSGLDNTVSTYGGVIKYRIKDGIKQFERIQLENPIEIVLGNSGVTANTASLKGFLEEQEKSDPELFNSRLNTIRTQVEDLGQALSKADLKETGKIMNENHKVLIEMGLSHERLIELCDKALSLGALGAKVTGGGRGGYMVALTPGKNLQEKVASAFEAEGIATIRATIGGKPTDETTFQILK from the coding sequence ATGAATACAGGTAAAGGTTTTGGAAAGACAATTTTAATTGGAGATCAGTTTGTCCTCTGGGAAATTCCGGCTATTCTTGCGGCGATTCCCTTTGAAACGGAATGCACTGTGGAAAGACTGAATTCAGGATCAGGATGGATTCTCGATGATAAAAGAATCGAAGTACCAGGGTATAAAAAAGCAAAAGAAAAAGATTGCCAGGTGTCTTTTGATCGAATGATCGAAGTTATGAAGCTGGATCTTGCAAAGAATCCAATCAAAATCACCGTAGAAGGAGATCTGCTAGCAGGCAGTGGTGTTGGAGCCAGTGCGGCTATTTGTGTCTCCTTTGCCCGGGCCTGCAACAAAGAATTTAATCTGAACATGAGCATACTCGATATCAATCATGTCGCCTGGGAAGGAGAATTCGGATACCACGGCCTACCCAGTGGTCTGGATAATACAGTATCAACATACGGTGGTGTCATTAAGTACAGAATAAAAGATGGGATAAAACAATTTGAAAGAATTCAACTTGAAAATCCGATAGAAATTGTTTTGGGTAACAGCGGAGTAACCGCCAACACTGCCTCTTTAAAAGGCTTCCTAGAAGAACAGGAAAAGTCCGATCCGGAACTATTCAATTCAAGACTGAATACCATCAGAACACAGGTTGAAGACCTAGGACAGGCATTATCCAAGGCAGACTTGAAAGAGACAGGAAAGATCATGAATGAAAACCATAAGGTCCTCATCGAGATGGGACTTTCTCACGAAAGACTCATCGAATTGTGCGATAAAGCTTTGTCTCTTGGTGCTTTAGGAGCCAAAGTCACAGGAGGAGGCCGTGGAGGATATATGGTGGCGTTGACCCCCGGGAAAAACCTTCAGGAAAAAGTAGCATCAGCGTTCGAAGCCGAGGGGATTGCCACAATAAGGGCGACCATCGGTGGAAAGCCTACAGATGAGACGACCTTTCAGATTTTAAAATAG
- a CDS encoding FadR/GntR family transcriptional regulator — MESKSTVIYDFLEKQIVKGDLKPGDKLPSESELCNKYSVSRGPVRAALEKLSAIGLVFRKKGGGTYVAEQSMDKLLNTILPTLKFHTGNLKEIQDIRCALEKLSLELCLNNHKDNDYDQLDRSIKAMVKENHNKEAFFYLDREFHTAISHLTGNFLLHTINLLIWDLLHNVPKNELYILSLEEIVTQHKRIYKSIKENDLELATLYTVRHLTRPIHTESKKADPIPDKKRWNPWLSSTL, encoded by the coding sequence ATGGAATCAAAAAGCACGGTGATTTATGACTTTCTTGAGAAGCAGATTGTTAAGGGAGATCTCAAGCCTGGTGATAAATTACCCTCTGAATCAGAGTTGTGTAACAAATATAGCGTCTCACGCGGTCCGGTTCGAGCAGCCCTTGAAAAATTATCCGCCATTGGACTGGTTTTCAGAAAGAAAGGTGGGGGAACCTATGTGGCAGAACAGAGTATGGACAAACTGCTCAACACCATACTTCCCACTCTAAAATTTCATACAGGGAATTTAAAGGAGATTCAGGACATTAGGTGCGCTCTTGAAAAATTAAGCCTTGAACTCTGTCTTAACAACCACAAAGACAACGATTATGATCAGCTGGATAGATCCATAAAAGCTATGGTAAAGGAAAATCATAACAAAGAGGCTTTTTTTTATCTTGATCGAGAATTCCATACGGCTATTTCCCATCTAACGGGGAATTTTCTGCTTCATACGATAAACTTGCTGATTTGGGATCTGCTGCATAATGTTCCTAAAAATGAGTTGTATATCCTCAGTTTAGAGGAGATAGTAACCCAACATAAGCGAATCTATAAGAGCATCAAAGAAAATGATCTGGAACTAGCCACATTATATACTGTCAGACATTTGACAAGACCTATTCATACTGAGTCCAAAAAAGCTGATCCGATTCCCGACAAAAAACGCTGGAATCCCTGGCTGTCCAGCACTCTCTAG
- a CDS encoding DeoR/GlpR family DNA-binding transcription regulator — MISNIIDPVNDRNQPKISNMFVATRPFREYNTVMKENDQVRQLQNQPKRQKRILELIHRDGHVRVPDLSKLLNVSEITIRRDLSILENKNLLERTHGGAISTKRIYKEVHYNSRSYTEMENKDAIAKLAAGFINDGDTLFINGGSTTFHIFRYINKENVKVVTTNAGSIGQIENPEIELILAGGLYHPMSNSFYGGFTNDILNQVNANKAILGVHGISCRYGLTTPMQHAAETSRLMMNRTKGEIIVVADHRKIGLVSDYVTAPVNRISTLITDWFLDKEYIKDFEEQGITVIQTNALEA; from the coding sequence ATGATATCGAACATTATAGACCCGGTAAATGATCGAAATCAACCAAAGATTTCAAATATGTTTGTTGCTACAAGACCCTTCAGGGAATATAATACGGTTATGAAAGAGAATGATCAGGTAAGACAGCTCCAAAACCAGCCCAAGAGGCAAAAAAGGATTCTTGAGCTGATTCACAGGGATGGTCATGTCCGAGTCCCCGACTTGAGTAAATTACTGAATGTCTCGGAGATAACTATCCGGAGGGACCTCTCTATTCTCGAAAATAAGAATCTTCTGGAAAGGACCCATGGTGGTGCTATTTCCACAAAGAGAATCTATAAAGAGGTCCACTATAACAGCCGTTCCTACACAGAGATGGAAAATAAAGATGCCATAGCCAAACTGGCTGCCGGTTTTATCAACGATGGAGACACTTTGTTTATAAATGGAGGCTCCACAACTTTTCATATATTTCGATATATTAACAAAGAGAATGTGAAGGTTGTGACTACAAATGCGGGTTCAATCGGGCAGATTGAGAATCCCGAAATCGAGCTAATACTGGCCGGAGGGCTCTATCACCCCATGTCAAACTCATTCTATGGCGGTTTTACAAATGACATCCTCAATCAGGTGAATGCCAATAAGGCTATTCTTGGTGTTCATGGAATCAGTTGCCGATATGGTTTGACTACGCCTATGCAGCATGCCGCTGAAACAAGCCGGCTCATGATGAACAGAACCAAGGGAGAAATTATTGTTGTGGCAGATCATAGGAAGATTGGTTTGGTTTCTGACTATGTTACGGCGCCTGTCAATAGAATCTCAACACTGATCACAGACTGGTTCCTTGATAAGGAGTACATTAAAGACTTCGAAGAGCAGGGAATCACTGTCATCCAGACTAATGCCCTAGAGGCTTAA
- a CDS encoding TRAP transporter small permease, whose product MRSFFKKIFQDIEVFVSGLFLTITVSIVILNVILRYLFQGGLYWVEEVSTTCFIWSVFIGAAAAYKYKMHIGIDLITALFPEKIRELISIIINFLMVVINGYIFYLSTLFIQANSLKRTPVLDVPALYVNLAITVGFGLMTIHAAQFLYREIRLFFGFSKLDSHISQDE is encoded by the coding sequence ATGAGATCTTTTTTTAAAAAAATATTTCAGGATATTGAAGTATTTGTGAGCGGTTTATTTTTAACAATTACAGTCTCTATAGTCATCTTGAACGTTATACTCAGATATCTTTTTCAGGGGGGACTCTACTGGGTTGAAGAAGTGTCTACTACCTGCTTTATCTGGAGTGTTTTTATTGGCGCGGCTGCGGCATATAAATACAAAATGCATATTGGGATAGACTTGATTACAGCCCTGTTCCCCGAAAAAATCAGAGAGCTTATTTCCATCATTATCAACTTTCTTATGGTTGTGATTAATGGATATATTTTTTATCTCAGTACTCTGTTTATTCAGGCCAATAGTTTAAAACGGACTCCAGTGCTTGATGTTCCGGCACTTTACGTCAATCTGGCCATTACTGTCGGGTTCGGTTTGATGACTATTCATGCGGCACAATTTTTGTACAGGGAAATACGTCTATTTTTTGGTTTTTCAAAATTAGATTCACACATAAGCCAGGACGAATAG
- a CDS encoding GntP family permease — MDLIMILLFTSSIILIVVATSVYNIHPFIALIFSSLFVGLGASVLGQFELINIIPTINNGFGKILANIGIVIALGTIIGVFLEKSGAAIKIGDAIIRATGPKRPELAMSIIGWFVSIPVFCDSGYIILSALRKSVTKKAHVSAAMMSIALATGLYASHTLVPPTPGPIAAAANLGLEKNLGLLILYGLLISIFPLTAGILWAGYIGKRVELQEDRDNEEALIYDLETEEKTIESMYGKLPSTFMSFSPIIIPIFLITLGTIASIPRISSLSGKVPQLTVGTEVLINFISFIGKPVTALLIGFLFALRLAPKMNEDVLMRWVGEGIRTAGPFILITGAGGAFGAIIKATSIASFLGASMSGWSLGILVPFCVAAALKTAQGSSTTALVTTSALIAPLLGTLGLNSPIGSILTVMSIGAGAMVVSHANDSYFWVVAQFTGMDVKTAYKSLTVATLIQGLVTMTVVFILSLILL, encoded by the coding sequence ATGGACCTGATAATGATATTGTTATTTACTTCATCAATCATACTGATCGTTGTTGCGACATCAGTTTACAATATACACCCTTTTATTGCTTTAATTTTTTCCTCTCTCTTCGTTGGGCTCGGAGCTTCTGTCTTAGGACAGTTTGAATTGATAAATATAATCCCCACCATCAATAACGGTTTTGGAAAAATTCTTGCCAACATCGGTATAGTCATCGCTCTTGGAACAATCATTGGGGTATTTCTGGAAAAATCAGGAGCTGCCATAAAAATCGGGGATGCGATCATAAGGGCAACGGGCCCCAAGAGGCCGGAATTGGCCATGAGCATCATCGGATGGTTTGTTTCAATTCCAGTATTTTGTGATTCGGGATACATCATCCTATCAGCCTTGAGAAAATCGGTGACAAAAAAAGCCCATGTGTCTGCAGCGATGATGAGCATAGCCCTGGCCACTGGACTCTATGCGTCTCATACCCTGGTTCCCCCAACTCCGGGTCCTATTGCAGCAGCCGCAAATTTGGGACTTGAAAAAAATCTTGGTCTGCTCATCCTCTATGGGCTCTTAATTTCTATTTTTCCTTTAACTGCAGGAATACTTTGGGCTGGGTATATAGGTAAAAGAGTGGAGCTTCAGGAAGACCGGGACAATGAAGAAGCCCTCATTTATGATCTGGAAACAGAAGAGAAAACCATTGAATCCATGTATGGCAAACTACCTAGCACATTTATGTCATTTTCTCCCATTATCATTCCAATTTTCCTGATTACATTGGGAACAATAGCTTCAATCCCGAGAATAAGCTCTCTTTCCGGTAAAGTCCCGCAGCTCACAGTGGGAACAGAAGTATTGATTAATTTTATATCTTTCATAGGGAAACCTGTGACTGCCCTTCTCATAGGATTTCTATTTGCATTAAGACTGGCACCAAAGATGAATGAAGATGTGCTTATGAGGTGGGTGGGCGAAGGCATCAGAACAGCCGGTCCCTTTATATTGATTACAGGAGCTGGTGGAGCCTTCGGTGCTATTATCAAGGCAACATCCATCGCCTCTTTCCTGGGGGCATCCATGAGTGGATGGAGTCTTGGTATTTTAGTGCCCTTTTGCGTCGCTGCCGCTCTGAAAACTGCCCAGGGTTCATCGACAACAGCTCTTGTGACAACATCGGCTTTGATAGCTCCCCTTCTCGGTACTTTAGGGCTGAATAGTCCCATAGGCTCCATTCTAACGGTTATGAGCATCGGTGCCGGAGCCATGGTGGTCTCACATGCTAACGACTCCTACTTTTGGGTTGTTGCCCAGTTTACCGGTATGGATGTTAAAACAGCCTACAAATCACTCACGGTGGCCACCTTGATTCAAGGATTGGTCACCATGACAGTTGTATTCATTTTATCTCTCATTCTTCTTTAA